The genomic stretch CGTGACAGGGGGCGGCATGTGTGATTCTCGCCGACCTTCTCTGCTCTGAGAGATGGACAGCCGGCTGGTATCCAGCGGTAGCAAGTTTTCCTGAGGGGTTTGAGGAGTGCGTCGTCCATCGGGGCTCACTGATTCAACACACATCATCTTAGTAAGTACATTTTTGGATAGTTTCGAAGGCACTCGACTAGAATGCGTCAAATTTGAAAGTTCGGTAGTGAGCGGCTGGGGCGCACTGAGCCCCCTCCGGGTCCTTGCCCGTCCGTATGAAGATAAAGAAAGAGGTTCTGTTGGAGTTGGTCCACAGTCTGAAGGAGTAGATCGATCGGCTTGCGAATGTGCCTCGTCGATTTTGTCCCCAGAATTACTGGACATGTCCAGGATCGACTTACAGGTTGAATCCCGCGATTGTGGCGGTGGTTTGACGGCTGAAAGAGAAAGTGTCAAGGTCCGGTTGGCACTCGGGCTTTCTTGAGAACTTTCACTAAAATTGCTCAGGCCACTGAAGCTTGGTGTTAGGAGATTCTTGGTTGGGGTTGGCGGAACATCGCTTTCCGCAGGGCTTGCAAAGTCGACGCTATCGGCAAACAgtttgccatcatcgccgtcagcGCCAAGAATGCTCCCACGGCGGTTTCCTAGAACGCTGCTCCGTTGGAAAATTGAGAGTCCTTTGCCAGGATTGGCGACCGTATCGGGGGCACGGCCCATGATGGGGCCAAAGGGGGTGGAAGGAATACCGCCAAATGATTTGCGGCTGTTCCCCCTCTTCTTGCCCGAACTGCCAGGTGGCGGAAAAGTAGCAAAGGGATTGATATGCTTTTTGCATGGCGTGTCGGGAGGCGCCATCTTCTTgtcggcctcgtcttccAGATTTCGATTTACTTTGGAGACAAGGCCGGTTGAGTTGAATGCACCGATCCAAAGCTGGTGTGTCTGGTTTGGCGTGGCCATGGTCCTTTGTTCAGCGGCATGTCGACTAGACGGGCGCATAGCACCAGGGGGGAGAGATCTGGAGAAAGGATGTGGTTTCGACGCTACTTTTGCGGGCGCGTAAAAAGATTGCTCCTCAGTCAAGCTGTTGCCAGAGGTCGACGTGGTGAGCGTCTTGGACAGCGGATGTGGCTGGTGGCTTTTGTTTTCCGTCGCAGCACTGGCGCCAGGTGCAAAGGGATTTTCGCGACCAGCTGTCGGAGGGACGAAAGAGTCTGCAGAGAGACGAGGCCGGTGTCGGACCGGCGTAGATATATCGGCTCCCAGCGGCGAGAGCTGTCGCTCACCAGAACGTTTCCCCCAAGAAGTCTTGTCGCCATATCGTTGCTGTAAAGTTGATCTGCGGAGAGAGGACGATCGCTTTGGAATATTTGATGCATGAGTTGGAGATGCCAAGTGATCACGTTCAGATATGGCTCCTCCAGTGCCAGACAGTTCGTATTCAGGATATTCATCCTCATGAATATCGAAAACGCCAGGCTGGAATGCGCTCGAATTGAAGAGGTCTTGAGACTGCCCAGAATTCATAATGCCGTGTAGACTTCGTCGCTTCGCCACCGGGCTGCCTTGGTTTGACTGATCCAAATTCATGGTTGCGTCACTGCGCTTCAGCGCGCCTGTTGCTGGGGTCATGGATGGATCACTACTTTCTTCCAGCGCCTTGAGGAACGCAAGCTGAGAGGCACCGGTGATATCAAACTGCACAGTAGAACGGGTTGTTCGATCGATCGCTTTTCGTGGTGCTGAGTGCTCGGGAGTCgtgctgctgttgttttCTTGACCCAAGAATCTGGCTCGGAGAGGCGATACTGGTGACTGTGAAGAGGTAGAGTTTCCAGAATCGGGGGTCGTGGACAGGGCGCGCTTTAAAGGGCTTCTAGGAGAAACTCGAGCCCGAGTGATGCGCGAAGGAGGCGCCGCTTTAGCAGCTTTGACGGACCGAAGCGAGAGCTTAACGCCTGGCCGAAGGGGAGTCTGCGTTTGCGAAGGTGATAATTGCGGGGCGCTAGCGACAAACGGTGAGTCTGCAgttggcggcgttgacgaAGGAGGATGTAGCACCGGCCGTTGCTGTAGCGGCGTGGTGGCAAGTCGTCGGTTCGGTGATTTTGGTGAACTTTGTCGTGAGCTTGTGAGGCCGTGAGAGTTTGCACGCGCCATGAGCTTCGTGGGAGATCGTGACATGGAGCGTCGAAGGTTGCGCACAGTCGTGGGGTCCATATGATGGGCGTGAGTTGGCGAGGGCAGAGCCAGTgtgccgccaccgccgctggAAAAGGACATGACACTGGAATGAAGGCAGTGCAAAAATAACGATTGGCGGACTTGTAAAGCTGTGAGGATGTCGTGGCCCAAGGACACTGGCCTAAGGAATGTCGATAGTATGGAAGATTGAAGACGTCTGATGTAGAGCGCAGCGTCGGATTAGCTAGTCTCTTAGGAAGGGATTATATATGAAGTGCACTGTAGATGGCTCTCTCGTTGTCGGTATCCCTAATATCGCCAGAAAGATCCGTGCATGGCAACAAGAAGAGTAAAATGTAAACAAAACACAAGAGCTGGTAAATCGGTCCGTTGAGGAGAAACGAAATCAAGTTGAGATGCTGTGGCGTTGTGAGAGGCGCAACAGAGGAGGTCGGTTGTATGATGATGTATGAATAGAGATTGCCCGGGAGGGCTATTCTagatttaaaaaaggaaaagaagaggaaccCCAGAGACAAGCCGAGAGAGGATGATGCCCAAGCGGGTCGCATAGATCGGCGGCAAGCAGGCGGGGCCGAGAGTCAAACGTAGGTCCAGCGAGAAGTCGTGCCAAGTATGAAGTAGATTCGAGACCAGCAGAGGCAGTTACGGCATGGCGCTCGGTTGCTCGCAGGAGTAGAGAGCAGAGGTAAGACagacggagaagaaaagagatgcTCACGATGTGCGGGTGCCTGGCGCTCGCTCTCGCAAATATCGCCCCCTCTGTGTAGATATAGATTGCGGGCTGCGCTCTGCGTCGACAAGCGAGGATCGCAAGGCCAATATTCTGCTGGGTCAATTCGCTGCCGCAGATGCCTTTCGTCAGCCGCCCTCAATGTCGTTATGCTGTCGCCGTCGGTCGCTCGCTGCTGTTGGATCGTATCGTCGGGCTCTCCTGGTCAGAGTGACTCGGGAAAGGTTTCGAAATTGACTTTGGCAACGCAGCGGCTGCCCTCGATGGCCGTCGTGGAGGCGGTGACTCAATGGCGAGACACAGTAAAacacaaaggcaaagacacGCAGGGAGAGAGCGAAAACCCACAGCCAAGGCCACGCAAGCGAGGTCTGGACGGCGGATGGTTGGTATGCAGAAGGTGCAAAACAGGCGATGCGGCGTGCACGGCGAGGGAGCGAGGCCAGGTGCAAGTATCCGTACATGGAGGCCGGTCGAGagctggcctggctggcggTTGCTCGTTGGAGCTCGAGGCGCAAAAGGCGCGACTGCGCTGCTGCATTGT from Trichoderma atroviride chromosome 3, complete sequence encodes the following:
- a CDS encoding uncharacterized protein (BUSCO:EOG092D0S24); this encodes MSFSSGGGGTLALPSPTHAHHMDPTTVRNLRRSMSRSPTKLMARANSHGLTSSRQSSPKSPNRRLATTPLQQRPVLHPPSSTPPTADSPFVASAPQLSPSQTQTPLRPGVKLSLRSVKAAKAAPPSRITRARVSPRSPLKRALSTTPDSGNSTSSQSPVSPLRARFLGQENNSSTTPEHSAPRKAIDRTTRSTVQFDITGASQLAFLKALEESSDPSMTPATGALKRSDATMNLDQSNQGSPVAKRRSLHGIMNSGQSQDLFNSSAFQPGVFDIHEDEYPEYELSGTGGAISERDHLASPTHASNIPKRSSSLRRSTLQQRYGDKTSWGKRSGERQLSPLGADISTPVRHRPRLSADSFVPPTAGRENPFAPGASAATENKSHQPHPLSKTLTTSTSGNSLTEEQSFYAPAKVASKPHPFSRSLPPGAMRPSSRHAAEQRTMATPNQTHQLWIGAFNSTGLVSKVNRNLEDEADKKMAPPDTPCKKHINPFATFPPPGSSGKKRGNSRKSFGGIPSTPFGPIMGRAPDTVANPGKGLSIFQRSSVLGNRRGSILGADGDDGKLFADSVDFASPAESDVPPTPTKNLLTPSFSGLSNFSESSQESPSANRTLTLSLSAVKPPPQSRDSTCKSILDMSSNSGDKIDEAHSQADRSTPSDCGPTPTEPLSLSSYGRARTRRGLSAPQPLTTELSNLTHSSRVPSKLSKNVLTKMMCVESVSPDGRRTPQTPQENLLPLDTSRLSISQSREGRRESHMPPPVTPTNFRSSTSIFVTPVNNARNTGLDIDASLYSKFDKVEQIGKGEFSTVYRVTKQDFESSFTPASFTPVDSHARSPAKTQVFAVKKTKQPYHGPKDRKAKLREAQILRALSHAEHVVQYIDDWEHNFHLYIQTEFCEEGTLDKFLAHVGQLGRLDDFRIYKILQDLCLGLKEIHDAGFMHLDMKPANILITFEGVIKIGDFGLAQAVSDDTYLDIEGDREYMAPEMLEGKTDQSADIFSLGLMTLEAAANVVLPDNGPTWVALRSGDLSEVPSLTWTPSSEVQRDALGNPTDSAMSEELQSEKKPRSPGNLFGSFKRSELQQPPEFMVDAFHPSSLDSIVRWMTQQEPEERPRIEEVLALEGLQWVAEHRNAPAIVYEGNWGPSELFPVSIINDSDLEMTDI
- a CDS encoding uncharacterized protein (TransMembrane:1 (o35-56i)) gives rise to the protein MYGYLHLASLPRRARRIACFAPSAYQPSAVQTSLAWPWLWVFALSLRVFAFVFYCVSPLSHRLHDGHRGQPLRCQSQFRNLSRVTLTRRARRYDPTAASDRRRQHNDIEGG